TCGGTCCGTCGTCGTTCTCGTCGGCGGTCGGGTCGCGACAGAGCACGCCGTCGATGTCGATACACGAGTGTTTCAACATCGGGTGGTGCATCAGGTTCCACTCGAACACGCGCGGCGTATCGACGACCTCCGCCCAGTGGTCGACGAAGTTGTGGCCGCGCTTCGAGATGTAAATCGCGGCGTACTCCAGTTCGAACGAGAAGTTCTCCTCGGCCAGTCGCGCCTTCGTCTCCGTCATCTGTGTCCCGGACTTGACCGAGTCGTCGAGGACGAGTACGCGGTCGATGTCCTCGAACGACGACACGCTCCCGTCGTAGCGGTGGCCGGTCTGGAGCAGTCGCTCCTCGCAGAGACCGTCGACGTCCGTCATCGGCCGGTCGAGATGGAGACAGAGGAGGTTCGCCGCGAGGAGTCCGCTCCTCGGAATCCCGACCACCAGGTCGATATCACCCGGTAAGGACTGTGCCAACTGTCGCGCGGACGCGCCCAGGTCCGAAACGCTCCTGTAATTCATATTGTTCTCCCTCTTTTCGTCTACCTCCATTGCTAAGGGTGCATTACTTGATAAACGACAGGAACGACGAAGCAGTAGCTGACGCCAACGGACCGAGGGAGCACCGCCGACCACCCGCCGATGGACCCCGATAGTGGAAACCGACCGGGTCCCGGCGAACCCGTGTCGCATCGGACCGAGCGGTCGTTACGACCGAGGCGTTTCCGAACCCTAAACTCATCAGCGTCAAAGTTCGCTATCCGTATCTGTAATCGGCTCTCGTTCAGGATTGCACAGCGCACCGTCCTCGTTCGCGGTGGCTAACACAGTTTACCGATGTCGAAGGGTCCGACTTCCGGCCGTGATTGCTCGAACGGAGCCTGTAAGCAGGTCTTACTGTCCTCCCGGTGGGACAGACGGAGCTCCGTATGCGTCTGCACGCCGTTCCTTTCCCGAACGAACATTCCGGTCGGGTCCACGCCCGGCGACCGTCCTGGTCGCAGACCCTCAGCGCCGGGCCGTGGGTGCCACCTCGGACGACTGACCGACGACGAGCGTCTCCTCGACGAGCGCTTCGAGCCCCCGGCGGAGCCGTTCGGAGAACGCCTGGTGTGAGATACCCTCCTCGCGAGCGATCTCCTTGAGCGAACAGCGACGCGGGACCGCGAAGTAGCCGTGTTCGTGAGCGGTGACGATGGCGTCGTACTGTGCGCCGGTGAGTCCGTACCGTGCCGACGGGTCACCTTCCATCTTCACGATGGAGAGCAGGTCGAACGTCAGCCCGTGGTCGTGGCAGAACTCGTTCGCCGTCGCGAGCGAGTCGTGGTCGGGAAACAGGATGCGAACGACCCATCGACTGTCCTCGGTGACGGCGCTCAGAATCGTCGCGTGGCTGTTCGTCAGCATGTGGGTGATGAGCTGGATGTGGTCGACCCACTCCATCCGGTAGAGCCACTCGTCGTCGAACGCACTCAGCAGCGAGACGTCGTTCGCGCTCGAATCGGCCAGTAGCGCACGTTCGAGCGCGTCACCGTCCGGCGCACGCGCCCACAGCAACGGCATCACGTTCTCGCCGGACTCGACGATGCGCTCGCACTCGAACGACGCGTCCGGGACCGCGTCGAGCGTCTCCCAGAGCGCGAACTCCTCGGCCGGTATGGCGAGCGTGGCGACAGTACCCATACCCCAGGGTACGGCGTCAGCGAACATGAACAGTGACCTCCGAGCGAAAACAGGACGAACCGGAACGGAACGACCGTCGACGACGAGTCGCTGCGGAGCGAATCGGTCAGTCGGCGGCTTCGGAGTCGGCGAGCGGGTACTCCGCTTCGAGCAGCGTACAGACGTCGGCCTCCGGGTTGAAGCAGTCGGGACACTCACCCTCGCGGTCGATGATAGTGTCGAGTCGCTCCGCGACGGTGTCGTCGATGACGCTCTCTAGCTGGTGGGCCTCCATCCGGAACTCCTCGACGTCGAGCACCTCGACGAGGAACCGCTCGATGATGCAGTACGTCCGCAGCGCGTCGCGGGCGCGGACGATGCCCTCGTCGGTCAGCGAGACGCCCTTGTACTTCTCGTGGTCCGCGAGGCCGCGACCCTCGAGTTTCCCGATCATCTCGTTGGCGCTGGCGGGGCTCACGTCGAGTGCGTCCGCGAGCCGACCGGTCGCCGCGGGTCCGTTCTCCTGCTCCTGGATGAGGTAGATGGCCTTCAGATACTGGTCTGCAGTGTTCATGGCTGCCTCCGTGGGGGCGTTCGTCGGTCGTCCGTCGCGCTTCGTCTCGGCCGCTGGCTGTCGCTCATTCGCGGGTCTCCATCAGTCTGGTGACCTCCTCGACGCCCTCCGCCTCCTCCTCGCGGATGCGTGTGAGCGTCTCGACGAGTCGCTCGCGGTCGACGCTGAACTGGGCGTCCGAGGCCTCGATGGCCTCCAGCACGTCGTCGTAGAACTTGTACGCCGTCTCCTCGTTGCAGAGCTGGTCGTAGAGGACGCCGTCGAAATCGTCGGGCTTCGTCTGGCCGTACTGCGCCTCGACGAGCCCCTCTATCTGGTCGAACGGCACGCTCTCGGCGTCCAGTTCCGCGACGAGCGCCTCCAGTCGGCCGCGGTGGGCCGCGGACTCCTCGGCGGCGTGTTCGAGCAACGCCCGCACGTCGGCGTCGAGTTCCGCGTCGTCCATCGTCTGGGCGTGCTTGTGCGCTCGGGCCTCGACCACCTCTTCGAGCACCATCCCGATCTGCAGGAGGCGGGCGAGCTGGTGGTCCGAACGGACCTGCCGCGTGACGCTCATCGGTCACACGGACGGGTGCGTCCGGCGAACGGTTCTCTCATGCGTCGAGATGGCGCGGGCTGACAGTTAAGTCGTTCCCTCGGGCAGTCCGCCCCAGAAGGCGGCGAGGAGCGCCGTTACCGCCGCCGGACGCTCGACGCTCGGCAGGTGGGCAGTCGCGTCGACGACCTCCAGGCGGACCCGAGGGACCTCCCCGACGAGCCGCTCGACGGCGTCGTGGACGCTCGGCAGGTCGTACTCGCCGACGACCACGAGCAGCGGGACCGCGAGGTCGGGCAGTCGCTCGACGGCCGGCGGGTCGAGGTCGCTCGCGTCCTCGCGTCGACCGGCCGCCTCCCGGCGCAGTGCCGCCTCGTCCATCTCCGTCACCCACTCCCGGACGGGGTCGGGGACGACCGCCTGCTCCCGTTCCGGGCCGACCAGCCACAGCGCCACCTCGTGTTCCGCCGCGGCCCGAAACTTCCCCGCCTCGAACGCCTCGACGGACGCCTCGTACCGCTCGGCGACGCCGTCCCAGACCGGCGAGTCGGTCGGCTCCTCGTAGTCGTGGCCGCCGACCGTGGGACCGACGAGCGTCAGCGAGCGCACCCGCTCGGGTCGTTCGAGCGTCGCGTCGAGCGCCACGCCCGCGCCGAACGAACAGCCGACGAGGTGGACGTCGTCCAGGTCGAGAGCGTCGAGCAGTGCGAGCAGTTCCTCCCGGTGGGTCCCCTCGCCCGTCGCTCGTGACTCCCCCCATCCCTGCAGGTCGTAGCGAACCGTCCGGTAGCGGTCGGCGAGCGCCTCGACCTGCGGGTCCCACATCCGGCGGTCGGTGATGCCGCTGTGGACGAACACGACGGTGTCGCCGCCTCCCACATCGTCGTACGCGAGGGTCGCCGACCCGGCGTCGAGGCGGTCGCCGCGAGTCGATGTGGTCATCGTCGCCGAAGACGACGAGCGAGGGGATAACGCTGTCTTCGATTCGAGTGGTCGCGTCGCCCGGCGCTGGTGAGGCACATCGGCGGGACGAGTGGGTCGCGTCGCTCGGGCGGCAGGTCGAAGAAAAACGGGTATCGCCGCGGTGGCTGCTCAGTCGAAGCGCGACGCGAGACGGTCGCGGATACGCTCCTGGAGGTCCTCGCGCAGTTCCTCGACCTCGATCTCTTCGAGGACTGGGACGTAGAACCCTTCGACGAGCATGTTCTTCGCGAGCTGCGGCGGGATGCCGCGCGAGGTCATGTAGAACAGGTCCTCCTCGTCGACCTGCCCGACCGTCGCGGAGTGGCTCGCCTCGGTGTCGTGGTTGTTGATGATGAGCTTCGGGGAGGCGTCGGCCTCGCTCTCGTCGCTCAGCATCAGGGTGTTCTCGCGCTGGTACGACGACGTGTCCCAGGCTTCGCGACCGACGTTCTGGACGCCCTCGTACACCGAGCGCGCCCGATCGTCGATGACGCCGCGCGTGACGAGGTCCGCCGTCGTGTGCTCGGCGTTGTGCCAGACGCGCGCGTCGACGTCGAAGTGCTGGTCCTCGTGGCCGTAGAACGCCCCGATGATCTTCGCCTCGGAGCTGTCGCCGTCGAGGTGCGTCTCGACGGACGACTTCGTCAGCCGCGAGCCCACGTTGCAGTCGATGAAGTTGACCGTGCCGTACGTGTCGACGGTCGCCTCCTTGAGCTGGTAGTTGTACGTCGTGCGGTCGAGGTCCTGCAGCGAGCCGTACTGGACGTAGGCGTTCTCACCGCCAGCTACCTCGACGAGTCCGGAGTAGTAGCGGTTCCCCGCCCGGCCCTCGCCGTCGTCGCTCGCGCGTCGACGCTCGGGGTCGACGGCCGCGCCGCCGGTCTCCTGGCGTTCGAAGATGGTCACCGACGAGGACTCCTCGGCGACGACGAGCGTGTAGTTGAACAGCGACCGACTGTTCATCGTCGTCCGGATGGTGACGTCCTCGGCGTTCACGCCCTCGGGGACGTGGATGACCGTCCCCGTGGTGAACAGGGCCGTCGACATCGCCGTCAGGTAGTTCGTCTGCGGGTCGACGACGCTCCCGAAGTGCTCCTCGACGAGTTCCTCGTGTTCGTCGAGCGCCTCCGCGAACGACAGCACCTCGACCTCGTCGGGACCGACCTGGTCCTTCTCCTCGGCGGCGTTCAGCGGGTCGACGAACGACTCGAAGTCGAGTTCCGCGAGGTTCGTCCACTTGCGTCCCGGCGTCTGGATGACCGCCGGGAAGTCGATGTCGTCGAGCGCGTCCAGCGCGTCGAGACGCGTCTGGAGGAGCCAGTCGGGCTCGTCGAGCGACTCCGATATCTCTCGAACCTGCGCTTCCGTCAGGTTCGCGTGTACCTGCGTGCTCATCTATCCGAGCGAACCCTCCATCTCCAGTTCGATGAGGCGGTTGAGTTCGACCGCGTACTCGATGGGCAGCTCCTCCGTGATGGGTTCGATGAACCCGGCGACGATCATCTGCTTGGCGTCGTCGTCGTCCAGTCCGCGCGACTGGAGGTAGAAGACGTCCTCGTCGCCGATCTTCCCGACGGTGGCCTCGTGGGCCACGTCGACCTTCGACTCCTCGATCTCCATGTACGGCATCGTGTCGGAGGTCGACTCGTTGTCGAACATCAGCGCGTCACACTCCACGCTCGTCGAGGAGTGCTCCGCACCGTCGGCGATGTGGACGAGGCCGCGGTAGTTCGTGCGACCGCCGTCCTTGCTGATGGACTTCGACTCGATGGTCGACTTCGTGTTCGGCGCGTTGTGGTACACCTTCGCGCCGGTGTCGATGTTCTGGTCCTCGCCCGCGAACGCGATGGTGATGTGGTTGTCCGTCGCGCCGGGACCCTTGAGGATGGTACACGGGTAGAGCATCGTGGCCTTCGAGCCCATGCTGCCCGACACCCACTCCATCGTCGCGTCCTTCTCGCAGATGGCGCGCTTCGTGTTGAGGTTGTACGTGTTCTTCGACCAGTTCTGGACGGTCGAGTACTGGACGTGGGCACCCTCCTTCACGAACACTTCGACGCCCCCGCTGTGGAGGTTGAAGCGCCCGTACTTCGGGGCCGAACAGCCCTCGATGTAGTGCATCTCGGAGTTCTCCTCGGCGATGATGAGCGTGTGCTCGAACTGGCCCATCCCCTCGGAGTTCATCCGGAAGTACGCCTGCACGGGCATCTCGACGGTGACGTCCTCGGGTACGTAGACGAACGACCCGCCGGACCACACCGCGCCGTGGAGCGCGGCGAACTTGTTGTCGCTGGGCGGGACGCACTTCGTCATGAAGTACTCCTTGACGAGCTCTTCGTGCTCCTGGACCGCCTTGTCCATGTCACAGAAGATGACGCCCTTCTCCTGCCAGCGCTCCTGCATGTTCTGGTAGACGATCTCGGACTCGTACTGTGCGCCGACGCCCGAGAGCGCGTTGCGTTCGGCCTCGGGGATACCGAGCTTCTCGAACGTGTCGCGGATCTCCTCGGGGAGGTCCTCCCAGGACTCCTCGCCGCCGCGCGTGTCGATGTCCGGGCGGATGTACGGGACGATCTCGTCCACGTCGACCTCGCTCAGGTCGGGCTGGCCCGGCCAGTCGGTCGGCATGGGCATCTCCTGGAACTGTCGCAGCGCGCGGAGGCGCCGCTCCAGCATCCACTCCGGTTCGTCCTTGTCCTCCGAGATGAGCCGGATGGTCTCCTCCGTCAGGCCCTTCTCGGACTGGAACGCCGACTTCTGCTCTTTCTTGAACTCGAAGCGGGCTTCCGTGTCTGTCTCTTTGAGGTGGTCGTCTGAACTCATGGTGTATTGGGGTTCGGTCTCTAGACGTTTCAGGCTGTCTCGTACACTTCCTCTCGCACCCAGTCGTACCCCCTGTCCTCCAGCTGCTCGGCGAGTTCGGAGCCGCCACTCTTGACGACCTTCCCGTCGAGCATGATGTGGACGTGGTCGGGTTCGACGTAGTCGAGGATGCGCTGGTAGTGCGTGATCTGCAGGATGCCGGTGCCGGTCTCGTCACGCAGGGCGTTGATGCCCGTCGCGACGTCCTGCAGGCGGTCGATGTCGAGGCCGGAGTCGATCTCGTCGAGCACCGCGATCTCGGGTTCGAGGATGGCCGCCTGCAGCACCTCGTTCTGCTTCTTCTCGCCGCCGGAGAAGCCGGCGTTGAGGTACCGCTGGGCGAACCGCTCGTCCATGTCCAGCTGCTCCATCTTCTCGGCGAGGAGCTGCTGGAACTCGGCGACGCCGACGTCGCCGTCGTCGGCTGGGCCTTCCATCGGCGAGGTGTCGTAGCCCGTGTCCTCTTCCTCGCTCTCGTCGCTCTCGTCGTCCGCCTCGAACAGCTCCTCGCGCTCTTCGAGCTTCGCGTTGAGCGCCGTCCGGAGGAAGTTCACCATCGTGACGCCCTCTATCTCCGCCGGGTACTGGAACGCGAGGAACACGCCGAGCGCGGCGCGTTCGTTCGGTTCGAGGTCCAGCAGGTTCCACGTGCGCTTGTCCTCCGGGATGTCGAAGTCCTCGCCGAAGTCGTCGGCTTCGAGGTGGATGAGCACCTCGCCCTGCGTCACCTCGTAGGCCGGGTGGCCCGCGATGACCTTCGCCGTCGTGGACTTGCCCGACCCGTTCGGTCCCATGAGCGCGTGAATCTCGCCCGCCTCGATCTCGAGATTCACACCCTTCAGAATCTGTTCCCCGCCGTCCTCTGCGACCTCTGCGTGGAGGTCCTTGATTTGTAACCGTGCCATGATGAGGAGTCCTCTTGTCGGTATCAGGGTCGGTGCGTGCGGGGGATAATGGTTTCGTATTCGCCCGGTTCGAGTTCCGAGAACGGAAACGAATCTTTCCGTATGAGAAAGGGTGTCGGGGGTCGACGCCTCCGAAGCCGACGACTCTGCGTCAGCCGAAACTTCCGAGTCCCATCTGCGTCTGTCCCGACTTCACCTCGTCCCACGACACCCCGATGGCTTCGAGGATGCGTTCGATGGGTCCTTCGAGCGTCTTGTCGAGCATCTTGTCCCAGTCCACCTCGAACTCCGCGGGTAACTGGTCGGCGTACTCGATGCAGATGACGTCCTCCTCCCTGCGGAACTCGCGGTAGAGTTCGTTCGCCTGGGTCGAGAGGTCCTGCTCGGTCTCGACTCGGTCGTAGAAGTCGTTGTGGACCCGCGCGAGGTAGAGGCGCTTGGGCTTCGACCCGCGGGCGAAGTTGGTCCCCAGCAGGAGGTTCGCGTACTTCGCGCCGCGGACGTGGGCGGTGTCGGTGTCGTAGTCGTCGAGGCGCTTCCCGATACCGCCGGGGATACCCACCTCCTCGACGCTGATGTCGCCCGTCTCGAACCGCTGGATGGTGTCGTGGACGTAGTCCTTCACGCCCTCGATGTCGCCCTCCTTGACGATCATCTCCAGCACCCGCTGCTGGACTTCTTTCGTGATGGGCGCGATGTCCGACCGCTTGTACTCGAAGCCGGTGATGTCGATGTCGTCGACGTCCTTGCCCTCCTTCCAGACGATGTGACCCGCGTAGCGTTTCTTCTTACCCGCCTGGAAGAATCTCCTGTAGAGTTTCTCGAACTCGATCTGGAACCGGTGGTCCTGGGCGTTCATCTCCGCCGCGAGGTCGTCGTAGGAGGCGTTGATGCGCTCTTCGAGGTCGAACGACCGCTCGATGGCTTCCTCCTTCGAGACGCCCTCGCCGAGTTCAATCATCACCGAGTCGGTGTCGCCGTAGGCCACCTCGTAGTCCATCTCTCCCACCGTCTCCTCCGTGAACTCGATGACCTTGCGACCCGTCGCCGTCACCGCCGCGCCCATGTCCTTGTCGTAGAGGCGGAACCGGTCCCACCCCAGGACGCCGTACAGCGAGTTCATGATGACCTTCACCGCCCCCTGCTGGCGGTCGTAGGTCTCGTAGGCGTCGCTGCCAGCTTCGTTCTCGTCGCGCAGGCGCTTCTTCTCGTCACGCTCTGCGAGCAGTTCGGTGACCATCTCCCGGATGATGCCGTCCGGTTCCTTCCGGAAGTGCATCCCGTTGGGCGCGACGAACGTGTCCCCGTCGAACGTCTCGGGGTCGACCTTCGTCTCCGGCGAGGCGTTGATGGTCACCATGCACATCGGGTACAGCGACTTCAGGTCGAGGACGGAGACCATCTCCTTGACGCCCGTGATGGGGTCGAACACCGCGCCACCTTCGTAGTCCTCCGACTCCACCGCGCCCTTCGAGGGCAGCGCGAACTCGCCGTGGACCTTGTGGAGGATGTACATGTCCACCGCGTCGCCGGGCGTCGTCGCGTCCTCCAGTTTCGCGCCGACGAACGTGGCGACCTCCTCCCAGAACGGGACGATGTTCTGTTTCCGGTCGAGTTCGACGCACAGCTCCACGTCACGCAGGTTGTACTCCAGCAGTCGCCCGGGGTCCTGTTCCCACAGGTCGCCGATGTCGCCCGCGTAGCGCTCCTTCCCGACGCCCAACTCCGCCTCGCCGACGGCGTCGAGTCGGTAGCTGTCGAGTTCGCTGATCTTGATGCGCTTGTAGGCGTACAGCAGGTCGAACGCGACGCGGCCCTTGACGTTCGGCCCCTGCCAGTCCGAGCGCCACACCTCGTTCACGCGGGAGAGGCGGTTCGAGTCGAGGTCGTCGGGCGCGTCCGGCCCGTCCGAGAGCACGTCGATGCGGTCGAGCAGGTACGGGGCGTCGAAGTCGGTGAAGTTCCACCCCGTCAGCACGTCGGGGTCCGTCTCGTCGACGTAGTCGAGAAACGCGTTCAGCAGCGCCTCCTCGGCGTCGAACCGGCGGACGTCCACCTCGGGACCCTCCCGAAGCGGGTCGTAGTCGGGGAGCGAATCCGGCCCGGACTCGCCGTCGGGCGCTTCGTACAGCCAGACGACGTACTCGTCGCGGTAGCTGTCGTGGCTCGTGAGACAGATGATGCGCTCCTCGCCGTCCTCGGGGAAGCCGTTCCGGTCGTCGACCTCGATGTCGAACGTGTTCACCCGGAGGTCGGCCTCGACGTCGACCGCCCGGAGCTCCTGGTGGGGGACGTCGATGACGCCGTCGTCGTTCCTGCGAGCGGGGACGCGGACGCCGCTCGTGATGTCCTTGTCGATGAGCAGGCGGTTGGGGAACAGGATGTCCGCCTCGTAGTGGTCGAACCGGTCGCGCAGTTGCCCGACGTCTCGCGGCGTCTGTCCGGTGACCTTCACGAGCGTCTCCCCGCGGATGGACTCGTAGGTGACGACCTCCCGAGCGTCGTCGCCCGACAGTTCGGGGTCGAGGTCGCCCGCCGTCTCGACGCCCGTGATGCGCTCTTCCATCAGGCGGTCGTCGGTGAACTGCGTCGACAGCAGCGGTTCGTCGCCGTCCGCTTCGGCACCGTCTCCGTCGCCCGCGCGTTCGAGGTCCGCCAGCGGCGTGTAGAAGTACGGTGGGAACTCCCGGACGCGGACGTGTTCGGTCTCGTTCTCGCTCGTCCGACCGAACACGTGGAGGACCGGGTGTTCCTCGCGACCCGCGCCCTCGATGGTGTAGTCGACCTGCGTGACCGCGAGTTCGACGGTCCCGTCGGGGTCGGGGTA
This region of Halomarina salina genomic DNA includes:
- a CDS encoding alpha/beta fold hydrolase encodes the protein MTTSTRGDRLDAGSATLAYDDVGGGDTVVFVHSGITDRRMWDPQVEALADRYRTVRYDLQGWGESRATGEGTHREELLALLDALDLDDVHLVGCSFGAGVALDATLERPERVRSLTLVGPTVGGHDYEEPTDSPVWDGVAERYEASVEAFEAGKFRAAAEHEVALWLVGPEREQAVVPDPVREWVTEMDEAALRREAAGRREDASDLDPPAVERLPDLAVPLLVVVGEYDLPSVHDAVERLVGEVPRVRLEVVDATAHLPSVERPAAVTALLAAFWGGLPEGTT
- a CDS encoding ferritin-like domain-containing protein — encoded protein: MSVTRQVRSDHQLARLLQIGMVLEEVVEARAHKHAQTMDDAELDADVRALLEHAAEESAAHRGRLEALVAELDAESVPFDQIEGLVEAQYGQTKPDDFDGVLYDQLCNEETAYKFYDDVLEAIEASDAQFSVDRERLVETLTRIREEEAEGVEEVTRLMETRE
- a CDS encoding DNA-directed DNA polymerase; the encoded protein is MKQSGLADFSAGGDTARPEEEAEAIAGDGGGLAPEVVDTSDYRYPDPDGTVELAVTQVDYTIEGAGREEHPVLHVFGRTSENETEHVRVREFPPYFYTPLADLERAGDGDGAEADGDEPLLSTQFTDDRLMEERITGVETAGDLDPELSGDDAREVVTYESIRGETLVKVTGQTPRDVGQLRDRFDHYEADILFPNRLLIDKDITSGVRVPARRNDDGVIDVPHQELRAVDVEADLRVNTFDIEVDDRNGFPEDGEERIICLTSHDSYRDEYVVWLYEAPDGESGPDSLPDYDPLREGPEVDVRRFDAEEALLNAFLDYVDETDPDVLTGWNFTDFDAPYLLDRIDVLSDGPDAPDDLDSNRLSRVNEVWRSDWQGPNVKGRVAFDLLYAYKRIKISELDSYRLDAVGEAELGVGKERYAGDIGDLWEQDPGRLLEYNLRDVELCVELDRKQNIVPFWEEVATFVGAKLEDATTPGDAVDMYILHKVHGEFALPSKGAVESEDYEGGAVFDPITGVKEMVSVLDLKSLYPMCMVTINASPETKVDPETFDGDTFVAPNGMHFRKEPDGIIREMVTELLAERDEKKRLRDENEAGSDAYETYDRQQGAVKVIMNSLYGVLGWDRFRLYDKDMGAAVTATGRKVIEFTEETVGEMDYEVAYGDTDSVMIELGEGVSKEEAIERSFDLEERINASYDDLAAEMNAQDHRFQIEFEKLYRRFFQAGKKKRYAGHIVWKEGKDVDDIDITGFEYKRSDIAPITKEVQQRVLEMIVKEGDIEGVKDYVHDTIQRFETGDISVEEVGIPGGIGKRLDDYDTDTAHVRGAKYANLLLGTNFARGSKPKRLYLARVHNDFYDRVETEQDLSTQANELYREFRREEDVICIEYADQLPAEFEVDWDKMLDKTLEGPIERILEAIGVSWDEVKSGQTQMGLGSFG
- a CDS encoding helix-turn-helix domain-containing protein, giving the protein MGTVATLAIPAEEFALWETLDAVPDASFECERIVESGENVMPLLWARAPDGDALERALLADSSANDVSLLSAFDDEWLYRMEWVDHIQLITHMLTNSHATILSAVTEDSRWVVRILFPDHDSLATANEFCHDHGLTFDLLSIVKMEGDPSARYGLTGAQYDAIVTAHEHGYFAVPRRCSLKEIAREEGISHQAFSERLRRGLEALVEETLVVGQSSEVAPTARR
- a CDS encoding metal-dependent transcriptional regulator, encoding MNTADQYLKAIYLIQEQENGPAATGRLADALDVSPASANEMIGKLEGRGLADHEKYKGVSLTDEGIVRARDALRTYCIIERFLVEVLDVEEFRMEAHQLESVIDDTVAERLDTIIDREGECPDCFNPEADVCTLLEAEYPLADSEAAD
- the sufD gene encoding Fe-S cluster assembly protein SufD; translated protein: MSTQVHANLTEAQVREISESLDEPDWLLQTRLDALDALDDIDFPAVIQTPGRKWTNLAELDFESFVDPLNAAEEKDQVGPDEVEVLSFAEALDEHEELVEEHFGSVVDPQTNYLTAMSTALFTTGTVIHVPEGVNAEDVTIRTTMNSRSLFNYTLVVAEESSSVTIFERQETGGAAVDPERRRASDDGEGRAGNRYYSGLVEVAGGENAYVQYGSLQDLDRTTYNYQLKEATVDTYGTVNFIDCNVGSRLTKSSVETHLDGDSSEAKIIGAFYGHEDQHFDVDARVWHNAEHTTADLVTRGVIDDRARSVYEGVQNVGREAWDTSSYQRENTLMLSDESEADASPKLIINNHDTEASHSATVGQVDEEDLFYMTSRGIPPQLAKNMLVEGFYVPVLEEIEVEELREDLQERIRDRLASRFD
- a CDS encoding phosphoribosyltransferase family protein, which produces MNYRSVSDLGASARQLAQSLPGDIDLVVGIPRSGLLAANLLCLHLDRPMTDVDGLCEERLLQTGHRYDGSVSSFEDIDRVLVLDDSVKSGTQMTETKARLAEENFSFELEYAAIYISKRGHNFVDHWAEVVDTPRVFEWNLMHHPMLKHSCIDIDGVLCRDPTADENDDGPKYREFITTVEPQIVPTERVGWLVTNRLEKYRPETEQWLAEHGIEYEELVMCQASSMEERQRRADHARFKARIYDETDAELFIESDPHQANEITKYARKPVFCYEANEMFRPGMVAEAYTKSNDYLSRLATEPVTFVTRASMYVASWSYNTVTMAAHKYRNR
- the sufB gene encoding Fe-S cluster assembly protein SufB; amino-acid sequence: MSSDDHLKETDTEARFEFKKEQKSAFQSEKGLTEETIRLISEDKDEPEWMLERRLRALRQFQEMPMPTDWPGQPDLSEVDVDEIVPYIRPDIDTRGGEESWEDLPEEIRDTFEKLGIPEAERNALSGVGAQYESEIVYQNMQERWQEKGVIFCDMDKAVQEHEELVKEYFMTKCVPPSDNKFAALHGAVWSGGSFVYVPEDVTVEMPVQAYFRMNSEGMGQFEHTLIIAEENSEMHYIEGCSAPKYGRFNLHSGGVEVFVKEGAHVQYSTVQNWSKNTYNLNTKRAICEKDATMEWVSGSMGSKATMLYPCTILKGPGATDNHITIAFAGEDQNIDTGAKVYHNAPNTKSTIESKSISKDGGRTNYRGLVHIADGAEHSSTSVECDALMFDNESTSDTMPYMEIEESKVDVAHEATVGKIGDEDVFYLQSRGLDDDDAKQMIVAGFIEPITEELPIEYAVELNRLIELEMEGSLG
- a CDS encoding ABC transporter ATP-binding protein, with product MARLQIKDLHAEVAEDGGEQILKGVNLEIEAGEIHALMGPNGSGKSTTAKVIAGHPAYEVTQGEVLIHLEADDFGEDFDIPEDKRTWNLLDLEPNERAALGVFLAFQYPAEIEGVTMVNFLRTALNAKLEEREELFEADDESDESEEEDTGYDTSPMEGPADDGDVGVAEFQQLLAEKMEQLDMDERFAQRYLNAGFSGGEKKQNEVLQAAILEPEIAVLDEIDSGLDIDRLQDVATGINALRDETGTGILQITHYQRILDYVEPDHVHIMLDGKVVKSGGSELAEQLEDRGYDWVREEVYETA